Sequence from the Exiguobacterium aurantiacum genome:
CCGCCGGCTTGAAACAATCGGTCACCGAACTCGGTCTTACCGAGTGGTTGTGCTTCGCGTGAGGCGAGACACCGTTCAATCTCGTCCGCATATTCCTCGGCCACCACGATGATATGGTCGTACATCTGCCCGATTGACCAGACATCTGCTGCCGCCTGATAGCGCAACTGTCGCTCGGTATAGCCGTCCAAGTCTTCTTTGAACTGGGATAACACTGCCATCGCCATATCGTTCCTCCTTCAACTGCTTTTTTTCAATATATCATGGGGATGATAGGTACTTTCTTGAAGGAGCGGGTATTCTTGAAAAGGAACAAGCCCTTCGTTTGGCGAATGGGGTAAGAGGACAAAACATGGGGGGATCACTATGTCTCAATGGCTCGACTGGGCCAAACGGCTCCAAGCGCTGGCACAGGCCGGATTGACGTTTACGAAAGACGAGTTCGATCGCGAACGTTACGTCGAACTGCAACGAATCGCGACCGAGATGTTCGAACGACAGTCAGACCTCGCTTTGGAGGAGGTCACGAAACTGACGCACGTCGATGGTTACCCGACACCGAAACTCGACGTGCGCGGTGTCGTCTTCCGAGACGATGCAATCTTGCTCGTTAAAGAGCGGTCGGACGGGCTTTGGACGTTACCGGGTGGATTTTGTGAGGTCGGGTTGTCCCCGGCCCAAAATATCATCAAGGAGATTGAGGAAGAGGCCGGATTTGATGTCGTACCGGTGCGCCTGCTCGCGTTGTTCGACATGCATCAT
This genomic interval carries:
- a CDS encoding NUDIX hydrolase, which produces MSQWLDWAKRLQALAQAGLTFTKDEFDRERYVELQRIATEMFERQSDLALEEVTKLTHVDGYPTPKLDVRGVVFRDDAILLVKERSDGLWTLPGGFCEVGLSPAQNIIKEIEEEAGFDVVPVRLLALFDMHHHDHPPLSQHYYKLFIECELIGGEAQVSHETSEVAFFTRDNLPPLSTARNTQEQLYMCFEARWQEDWITLFD